The proteins below are encoded in one region of Clostridium fermenticellae:
- a CDS encoding P-loop NTPase, with translation MSRINILTGHAGSGKTEIAINCAVNLAKRGEKVAVVDMDIVNPYFCIRDIKKELEDTGVRVIAADAKLSNAELMVVPPEVISVFDDKSYKVIMDVGGDDRGAIVLGQYNGYFKKEEYSMYFVINNNRPLTIQNKSVEDYMQSIERASRLKVTHLISNTNMSYETTPLDIIKGDGKVLELSQKINIPYKYVVCLKKLEEEVKNKVHAELLTIDTYMKPPWA, from the coding sequence ATGAGCCGTATAAATATTTTAACGGGACATGCTGGCAGTGGAAAAACTGAGATAGCCATAAATTGTGCAGTTAACTTAGCTAAACGCGGGGAAAAAGTTGCAGTTGTAGATATGGATATTGTAAACCCGTATTTTTGTATCAGAGATATAAAAAAAGAACTTGAAGACACCGGCGTAAGGGTTATAGCTGCAGATGCAAAGCTTTCAAATGCAGAGCTCATGGTAGTGCCACCAGAAGTCATATCGGTATTTGACGATAAAAGTTATAAAGTCATTATGGATGTAGGTGGAGATGATAGAGGAGCCATAGTCTTAGGCCAGTATAACGGATATTTTAAAAAAGAAGAGTATTCAATGTATTTTGTTATAAACAATAACAGGCCATTAACCATTCAAAATAAAAGCGTAGAAGATTATATGCAATCCATAGAAAGAGCTTCAAGGCTCAAAGTAACACACCTTATATCAAACACAAATATGTCATATGAGACGACCCCGTTAGATATAATAAAAGGGGACGGGAAAGTTTTAGAATTGTCTCAAAAAATCAATATACCATACAAATATGTAGTTTGCTTAAAGAAGCTTGAAGAAGAAGTAAAAAATAAAGTTCATGCAGAATTACTTACAATAGATACTTATATGAAGCCGCCTTGGGCGTAA
- a CDS encoding asparaginase: MKRVIVIFTGGTISMKKNESNRSMPSMSGEDILKIIPGIDEAANVDCMDFSKISGQQMPPEKMFELSGVINKKIKNGGYDGIVVTHGTDSIEETAYLVDLTYNESKPVVFVGAMKISSDPGWDGAGNLIDAVKVAASDDARSRGVMLVMNKEIHVASQVTKTNTCSLNTFRSLDFGPIGYVDNGKPYFYYKYTKRQYIDTDKIDTKVDLIKTCCGMDDKMLKFCIDSGSHGIIIEGMGRGNIPPKMVRGVEYAIEKNVPVVLVSRCISGKVTDDYGDEGSGGELREKGVIFGDNLPGQKARIKLMAALGYTKNVAEIKKIFEENYY, translated from the coding sequence ATGAAAAGAGTTATTGTTATATTTACCGGCGGAACGATATCCATGAAAAAAAATGAGAGTAATAGATCAATGCCATCTATGAGTGGAGAGGATATATTAAAAATTATTCCGGGAATAGATGAAGCTGCCAATGTGGATTGCATGGATTTTTCAAAAATATCAGGTCAGCAAATGCCTCCAGAAAAGATGTTTGAGCTGTCCGGTGTAATAAATAAAAAGATTAAAAATGGAGGATATGACGGAATAGTTGTTACTCATGGTACCGATTCAATTGAAGAAACTGCATATCTTGTGGATTTAACCTATAATGAATCAAAACCGGTAGTATTTGTAGGGGCAATGAAAATAAGTTCTGATCCCGGATGGGATGGGGCAGGCAATTTGATAGATGCAGTCAAGGTAGCAGCATCAGATGATGCAAGAAGTAGAGGTGTTATGCTTGTTATGAATAAAGAAATACATGTGGCATCTCAAGTTACAAAGACTAATACATGTTCTCTTAATACATTTAGAAGTTTGGATTTCGGACCAATAGGATATGTGGACAATGGAAAGCCATATTTTTACTATAAATATACTAAAAGGCAATATATTGATACAGATAAAATTGATACTAAAGTAGATCTTATAAAGACATGCTGTGGTATGGATGATAAAATGTTAAAATTCTGTATTGATTCAGGAAGCCATGGAATAATAATTGAAGGAATGGGAAGAGGCAATATTCCTCCAAAAATGGTAAGAGGTGTTGAGTACGCAATAGAGAAAAATGTTCCTGTAGTTCTAGTATCGAGATGTATATCAGGAAAGGTCACCGATGATTATGGTGATGAGGGTTCAGGAGGAGAACTTAGGGAAAAAGGAGTGATCTTTGGAGATAACCTTCCCGGACAAAAAGCTAGAATAAAGCTGATGGCTGCTCTAGGATATACAAAAAATGTGGCTGAAATAAAGAAGATTTTTGAGGAAAATTATTATTAA
- a CDS encoding 2-oxoacid:acceptor oxidoreductase family protein, translating to MASQQIIFAGFGGQGILSMGKFLAYAGMDANLNVSWLPSYGPEMRGGTANCSVILTEDAIGSPIVTMANSIVVMNRPSLEKFEDKLEPNGVVILDSDLVDVMPKRKDVKVIAIPAQSVAEKIGSKKIANMVLLGALVKQTNIVSMDLLLSALKAHGKEKFFESNKEAVLKGTEYV from the coding sequence ATGGCATCGCAACAAATAATTTTTGCCGGTTTTGGAGGACAGGGTATATTATCAATGGGAAAATTCTTAGCATATGCAGGGATGGATGCTAACTTAAATGTTTCATGGCTTCCATCATACGGACCTGAAATGAGAGGAGGAACTGCCAACTGTTCTGTAATACTCACGGAAGATGCGATAGGTTCACCTATAGTTACAATGGCTAACAGCATAGTTGTAATGAACAGGCCGTCACTTGAAAAATTTGAAGATAAGCTTGAACCTAACGGAGTTGTGATCTTGGATTCTGATTTGGTTGATGTAATGCCTAAGAGAAAAGATGTAAAGGTAATAGCAATACCTGCCCAGTCTGTAGCTGAAAAAATAGGAAGCAAAAAGATTGCAAATATGGTTCTTTTAGGAGCACTAGTTAAGCAGACAAACATAGTTTCAATGGATTTGCTCTTAAGTGCACTAAAAGCTCACGGAAAAGAGAAGTTCTTTGAGTCAAATAAAGAAGCAGTTTTAAAAGGAACTGAATACGTATAG
- a CDS encoding 3-methyl-2-oxobutanoate dehydrogenase subunit VorB: MGDKVLIKGSEAIGEAAIRANCKAFFGYPITPQTEVAAYMSKKMPKIGRIFIQAESEIAAINMVYGAAGSGVRCMTSSSSPGISLKSEGISYIAGAELPCVIINIVRGGPGLGSIQPAQSDYFQATKGGGHGDYRMPVFAPSSVQEMVDVLQDAFDVADTYRTPCMVMGDGMLGQMMEPVEFKERKQRKLPEKDWAANGLGGRKEHNIINSLYLSPEVLEQHNIHLQKKFKKIEEEEVRYETFNCDSECDLIMVAYGTTSRICRNVIKLAEKKGIKLGLIRPITLWPFPNEAFEKTVDKTKYGYLSVEMSCGQMVEDVRLSVNGKKPVYFYGRTGGMVPDPQGIFEKVESIIGGVK, encoded by the coding sequence ATGGGAGATAAGGTATTAATAAAAGGTAGTGAAGCAATTGGCGAAGCTGCAATAAGAGCTAACTGCAAAGCATTTTTTGGTTACCCTATAACACCGCAGACAGAAGTTGCGGCTTATATGTCAAAGAAAATGCCTAAAATAGGAAGAATATTTATACAGGCAGAGAGCGAAATAGCTGCTATAAATATGGTATATGGAGCAGCAGGAAGTGGAGTTAGATGTATGACTTCATCAAGTTCCCCTGGAATAAGTTTGAAATCAGAAGGAATATCATATATTGCGGGAGCAGAACTTCCATGTGTAATAATAAATATAGTAAGAGGCGGTCCTGGACTTGGAAGTATACAGCCTGCTCAGTCAGATTATTTTCAAGCAACAAAAGGTGGAGGCCATGGTGATTACAGGATGCCCGTATTTGCACCATCATCAGTACAGGAAATGGTTGATGTACTTCAGGATGCTTTTGATGTAGCAGACACTTATAGAACTCCATGTATGGTAATGGGTGATGGAATGCTTGGACAGATGATGGAACCAGTAGAATTCAAAGAGAGAAAACAAAGAAAACTGCCGGAGAAAGATTGGGCAGCTAATGGACTTGGAGGCAGAAAAGAGCATAATATCATAAATTCCTTGTACCTCTCACCAGAAGTACTTGAGCAGCACAACATACATCTTCAAAAGAAATTCAAAAAAATAGAAGAAGAAGAAGTAAGATATGAAACATTCAACTGTGACAGTGAGTGTGATCTTATAATGGTTGCGTATGGAACAACCTCAAGAATATGCAGAAATGTAATAAAGCTTGCAGAGAAAAAGGGAATAAAACTAGGACTTATAAGACCTATAACTCTTTGGCCATTCCCGAATGAAGCATTTGAAAAGACAGTAGATAAAACTAAATATGGCTATCTCTCAGTAGAGATGAGCTGTGGACAAATGGTCGAAGATGTAAGGCTTAGTGTAAATGGGAAAAAACCTGTATATTTTTATGGGAGAACTGGAGGAATGGTTCCAGATCCTCAAGGTATATTTGAGAAGGTTGAAAGTATAATAGGAGGTGTGAAATAA
- a CDS encoding thiamine pyrophosphate-dependent enzyme, producing the protein MTVVYEPPKALLDVPTHYCPGCTHGIIHKLVAEVIDELGILDKTIGVAPVGCSVLAYNYFACDMFEAAHGRAPACATGIKRTNPDKVVFTYQGDGDLAAIGTAEIVHAATRGENISTIFVNNCIYGMTGGQMAPTTLPGQVTETTPYGRDTELAGYPIRVSEMISTLTGACYVERVSVDTVPNILKAKKAIKKAFQNQLDGKGFSLIEVLSICPTNWGLAPSEAMDWLRDNMIPYYPLGIKKDTTSEVK; encoded by the coding sequence ATGACTGTAGTATATGAGCCACCTAAAGCATTACTTGATGTACCAACACATTATTGTCCTGGATGTACTCATGGAATAATTCATAAGTTGGTAGCTGAAGTTATTGATGAACTTGGAATACTTGATAAAACAATAGGAGTTGCACCTGTTGGATGTTCTGTACTTGCCTATAACTATTTTGCATGTGATATGTTTGAAGCTGCCCATGGCAGAGCACCTGCATGTGCTACAGGTATAAAGAGAACAAATCCGGATAAAGTTGTATTTACTTATCAGGGAGATGGAGATCTTGCAGCCATAGGTACTGCAGAGATAGTACACGCAGCTACAAGAGGCGAAAATATATCAACTATATTTGTAAACAACTGTATATATGGTATGACAGGAGGACAGATGGCACCGACAACACTTCCAGGACAGGTTACAGAAACGACACCATATGGAAGAGATACAGAGTTAGCTGGATATCCGATAAGGGTTTCGGAAATGATATCCACATTAACTGGTGCTTGTTATGTTGAGAGAGTTTCTGTAGACACTGTACCTAACATATTAAAAGCAAAGAAAGCAATAAAAAAAGCATTTCAAAATCAATTGGACGGAAAAGGTTTTTCACTCATAGAAGTACTTTCCATATGCCCAACTAACTGGGGACTTGCACCTTCAGAGGCAATGGACTGGCTCAGGGATAATATGATTCCATACTATCCGCTTGGAATAAAAAAAGATACAACTTCGGAGGTGAAATAA
- a CDS encoding 4Fe-4S dicluster domain-containing protein → MPKVTFREERCKGCGHCINACPKKIIDFSSKLNSKGYHPAAIIKDKAKECIACASCARICPDCVITVEK, encoded by the coding sequence ATGCCAAAAGTAACTTTTAGGGAAGAAAGATGCAAAGGCTGTGGGCATTGTATAAATGCGTGTCCTAAGAAAATCATAGATTTTTCAAGTAAACTTAATTCCAAAGGATATCATCCAGCAGCAATAATTAAAGACAAAGCTAAAGAGTGTATAGCATGTGCATCATGTGCAAGAATATGTCCTGACTGTGTAATAACAGTTGAAAAGTAA
- a CDS encoding flavodoxin family protein encodes MKLIIHDLEISDFQKLFPDPLKDTEIISNDGIIHNCTGCFGCWVKTPAACVIRDNYGDMGELLSKCNELIIISKCCYGGFSPFIKNVLDRSISYILPNFVIRNKEMHHMRRYQNNINMRVYFYSNAMTKKEKQTAKKLIKANSINLYCNVTGITFIHDITELEAGII; translated from the coding sequence ATGAAATTAATAATACATGATTTGGAAATAAGTGACTTTCAAAAATTATTTCCGGATCCATTAAAAGATACAGAGATTATTTCGAATGACGGAATAATCCATAATTGTACAGGATGTTTTGGCTGCTGGGTAAAAACACCTGCAGCTTGTGTGATACGTGATAATTATGGAGATATGGGAGAGCTTCTGTCAAAATGTAATGAATTAATTATCATAAGCAAATGTTGTTATGGCGGGTTTAGTCCATTCATTAAGAATGTATTAGATCGAAGTATATCTTATATACTGCCTAATTTTGTAATACGAAATAAAGAAATGCATCATATGAGAAGATATCAGAATAATATAAATATGAGAGTATATTTTTATAGCAATGCTATGACAAAAAAAGAAAAACAAACTGCTAAAAAGTTAATAAAAGCAAATTCAATCAATCTGTATTGCAATGTCACAGGAATCACATTTATTCATGACATTACAGAATTGGAGGCAGGTATAATATGA
- the glmM gene encoding phosphoglucosamine mutase, with translation MHRMFGTDGVRGIANKELTSGLAYNLGRAGAYVLTEGAHKPKILVGMDTRISKDMLESALVSGILSVGAQALCVGIIPTPAIAYLTRKYGADAGVVISASHNPVEYNGIKFFNSKGYKLSDELEDRIQNVIESDFEEVPLPTACKIGRKIEESCEAIRDYIDFAKSTIDVDLSGLKVALDCANGASYITSVRAFEELGAEVSIINAEPDGTNINKNCGSTHPEGLMQYVVENGCDFGLAFDGDADRCLAVDEKGNLINGDFIMGIIGKYLKDQGKLDRNVVVVTVMSNLGLDIGLKKENIKTVKTKVGDRYVLEEMIKEGYKLGGEQSGHIIMLDHNTTGDGLITALQISAIVKKSGKKLSSLASMMKEFPQVLVNAKVPNDKKDIYLNDSEIASEIKKLEKTLDGSGRVLIRPSGTEPLVRVMLEGEVQSELNSMAQNLAGLIEKKANL, from the coding sequence ATGCATAGAATGTTTGGAACTGATGGAGTAAGAGGAATTGCGAATAAGGAACTAACATCAGGGTTAGCCTATAATTTAGGAAGAGCGGGAGCATATGTACTCACAGAGGGGGCTCACAAGCCAAAGATATTAGTAGGAATGGATACAAGAATATCAAAAGATATGCTCGAAAGTGCTTTGGTGTCTGGTATACTTTCGGTTGGAGCACAGGCTTTATGTGTAGGAATTATTCCCACTCCAGCAATTGCTTATTTAACTAGAAAATACGGCGCTGATGCCGGCGTAGTTATATCTGCATCACATAATCCAGTTGAATATAATGGAATAAAATTTTTTAACAGTAAAGGTTATAAATTGTCAGATGAATTAGAAGACAGGATACAAAACGTTATCGAAAGTGACTTTGAAGAAGTTCCACTTCCTACAGCTTGTAAAATTGGAAGAAAAATAGAAGAATCCTGTGAAGCTATAAGAGATTATATTGATTTTGCAAAATCAACTATAGATGTTGACTTGAGCGGACTTAAGGTGGCACTTGATTGTGCAAATGGTGCTTCATATATAACTTCTGTCAGGGCATTTGAAGAGCTTGGGGCAGAAGTATCAATTATAAACGCTGAGCCGGACGGAACAAATATAAATAAAAATTGCGGTTCAACTCATCCGGAGGGACTTATGCAGTATGTTGTAGAAAACGGATGTGATTTTGGACTGGCATTTGACGGAGATGCCGACAGATGTCTTGCAGTAGATGAAAAGGGAAATCTTATAAATGGCGATTTTATAATGGGCATAATAGGAAAATATTTAAAAGATCAGGGAAAGCTTGATAGAAATGTAGTAGTTGTCACCGTAATGAGTAACCTTGGACTTGATATAGGACTTAAAAAAGAAAATATAAAAACTGTAAAGACAAAAGTCGGTGATAGATATGTGCTTGAAGAAATGATAAAAGAAGGATACAAATTAGGGGGAGAGCAGTCAGGTCATATAATAATGCTCGATCATAATACAACAGGTGATGGATTGATTACAGCACTTCAAATATCTGCAATAGTAAAAAAGAGCGGAAAGAAGTTATCTTCTCTTGCATCCATGATGAAGGAATTTCCGCAGGTGCTTGTAAATGCAAAAGTTCCAAATGATAAAAAGGATATCTATCTTAATGACAGCGAAATAGCAAGTGAAATTAAAAAATTAGAAAAAACTTTAGATGGAAGTGGAAGAGTGCTTATAAGACCATCAGGCACAGAACCTCTTGTAAGAGTAATGCTTGAAGGTGAAGTGCAGAGTGAATTGAACAGCATGGCACAAAATCTTGCTGGTTTAATTGAAAAAAAGGCTAATTTATAG
- the aspD gene encoding aspartate 4-decarboxylase translates to MGNCNLQREEIERVYGKISPFELKNRLINLAGEAKKREAHTLLDAGRGNPNWIAASPREAFFTFGQFAVEESRRTWNDNDLGGMPKKDGIAKRFLEFIDRSKNAKGTELLKKMINYGVTIKRFDPDDWIYELADGIIGDNYPVPDRMLKHVESIVHDYLIQELCYNEPLERKFDLFAVEGATAGMCYIFDSLIANNILSKGDKIAIMAPIFTPYLEIPHLPRYNFEVVEVVANEEYKDGTCSGQYSDEELQKLCDPNIKALFVVNPSNPPSVAIKPQIVSYLKEIVEKHNPDLMIISDDVYGTFVDNFHSLMADLPYNTIGVYSFSKYFGVTGWRLGTIALYEDNVFDKHLKELDCDKKERAARRYAALSTNPETIPFIDRIVADSRQVALNHTAGLSTPQQVQMAFFSLFALVDKGDRYKKLTRSICHRRQKLLFDGLGLKVNDNPYDAAYYTQFDLLEWAKHNYSEEFVRYLESNYKPIDVLMKLAEESSIVLLGGSGFHGPEWSIRISLANLSDESYSVIGEVIHKILEGYAQEWKKSKPIL, encoded by the coding sequence ATGGGAAATTGTAATCTTCAACGTGAGGAAATAGAAAGAGTTTATGGAAAAATAAGTCCTTTTGAACTTAAAAACAGGCTTATAAACCTGGCAGGAGAGGCAAAAAAAAGAGAAGCTCATACACTTTTAGATGCCGGAAGGGGAAATCCCAATTGGATTGCGGCATCACCAAGGGAAGCTTTCTTTACATTTGGACAATTTGCTGTAGAAGAGAGTAGAAGAACCTGGAACGATAATGATTTAGGCGGTATGCCTAAAAAAGATGGAATTGCAAAACGTTTCCTTGAATTTATAGATAGAAGTAAAAATGCAAAGGGAACTGAACTTTTGAAGAAAATGATAAACTATGGTGTTACAATAAAAAGATTTGATCCAGATGATTGGATATATGAACTTGCAGACGGAATAATAGGGGATAACTACCCTGTTCCGGATAGAATGCTTAAGCATGTAGAGAGTATTGTACATGATTATTTAATTCAGGAATTATGTTATAATGAGCCGCTTGAAAGAAAGTTTGATCTCTTTGCGGTAGAAGGTGCTACTGCGGGAATGTGTTATATTTTTGACAGTTTGATTGCAAATAATATATTGTCAAAGGGAGATAAAATTGCAATTATGGCTCCTATTTTCACCCCTTATCTCGAGATACCACACCTTCCAAGGTATAATTTTGAAGTCGTGGAGGTGGTGGCAAATGAGGAATATAAAGATGGCACGTGCAGTGGACAGTATTCCGATGAAGAACTTCAAAAATTGTGCGATCCAAATATAAAAGCACTATTTGTTGTAAATCCAAGCAATCCACCATCTGTTGCAATTAAACCTCAAATAGTAAGTTACTTAAAGGAGATAGTTGAAAAACATAATCCTGATCTTATGATCATTTCGGACGATGTTTATGGTACATTTGTAGATAATTTTCATTCTTTAATGGCAGATCTGCCTTATAATACAATAGGAGTTTATTCATTCTCAAAGTACTTTGGAGTGACTGGCTGGAGACTTGGAACAATAGCATTATATGAAGACAATGTATTTGATAAACATTTAAAAGAACTTGACTGCGATAAAAAAGAGAGGGCGGCAAGGAGATATGCAGCGTTATCAACTAACCCGGAGACAATACCATTTATTGATAGAATTGTCGCAGACAGCAGACAGGTTGCATTAAATCATACAGCAGGATTGTCAACGCCCCAGCAGGTTCAGATGGCATTTTTCTCATTATTTGCATTGGTAGACAAAGGAGACAGGTATAAAAAACTCACAAGGAGTATATGTCACAGACGCCAAAAATTATTGTTTGACGGACTTGGACTTAAAGTGAATGATAATCCTTATGACGCTGCTTATTACACGCAGTTTGACCTCCTTGAATGGGCAAAACATAATTATAGTGAAGAATTTGTGAGATATCTTGAAAGCAATTACAAACCGATTGATGTGTTAATGAAACTTGCAGAAGAATCATCAATTGTACTTTTGGGTGGAAGTGGTTTTCACGGACCAGAGTGGTCTATAAGAATATCACTTGCAAACCTCAGTGACGAGTCCTATTCTGTCATCGGAGAGGTAATTCACAAGATACTGGAAGGTTATGCACAGGAGTGGAAAAAATCAAAACCTATTTTATAA
- a CDS encoding accessory gene regulator ArgB-like protein, whose product MNINFIQKISSLIGLKISYSLSLDDDVKDIIIYGAYNLFQMVWSLLCVLILGIVFNVAAQAILVCVSIAILRKYSGGVHAPSSNSCAVIGAVISVGIAFISQLKLYLSIQNIFLIEVFVFLISYYFVYRLVPVDSEAKRINNINTRKKFKKYSILVLNLFAIVIMILDVCYIKYNKEYFFILIRCISLGMLWQVFTLTSVAHKLMSCITNILNLQRSD is encoded by the coding sequence ATGAATATAAATTTCATACAAAAAATTTCAAGTTTGATTGGTCTTAAGATTTCTTATAGTTTAAGTTTAGATGATGATGTGAAAGATATAATAATATATGGTGCATATAATTTATTTCAAATGGTATGGAGTTTGCTATGTGTACTGATATTAGGCATTGTATTTAATGTTGCTGCTCAAGCCATTTTAGTATGTGTTTCGATAGCTATTCTAAGGAAATATTCTGGAGGTGTACATGCACCATCATCTAATAGTTGTGCTGTGATCGGTGCGGTGATTTCGGTTGGAATTGCATTTATTAGTCAATTAAAATTATACTTATCAATTCAAAATATATTTTTAATTGAGGTATTTGTGTTTTTAATATCTTATTATTTTGTTTATAGACTTGTTCCGGTAGACAGCGAAGCTAAAAGGATAAATAATATTAATACAAGAAAGAAATTTAAAAAATACTCAATATTAGTGTTAAATCTATTTGCAATCGTAATTATGATATTGGATGTATGTTATATAAAATATAATAAAGAATACTTTTTTATATTAATTAGGTGTATATCTTTGGGAATGTTATGGCAAGTATTTACATTAACTTCTGTAGCACATAAGTTGATGTCCTGTATAACTAATATTTTAAATTTACAAAGGAGTGATTAA
- a CDS encoding Lrp/AsnC family transcriptional regulator, producing MDSTDYNIIKILLEDGRISMKELAKKVSLSPPAVAERMKRLEDADIISGYKAVINYKKLGKTIDVLINVDMKVQKTAKFMEFIKHEDSIVECHHVTGPYCKILKARVSDIKSLEILVEKIQRFGNTETFIVLSSVVKNQIEFGSDEKLDKDK from the coding sequence GTGGATAGTACTGATTACAATATAATAAAAATATTACTCGAAGATGGAAGAATATCTATGAAAGAACTGGCAAAAAAAGTGTCTTTAAGTCCTCCGGCAGTTGCAGAAAGAATGAAAAGACTTGAAGATGCAGATATTATATCCGGATACAAGGCAGTTATAAACTATAAGAAACTAGGCAAAACTATCGATGTACTTATAAATGTAGACATGAAGGTTCAGAAAACGGCAAAGTTTATGGAATTTATAAAGCATGAGGATTCTATAGTTGAATGTCATCATGTTACAGGACCTTATTGTAAAATATTGAAGGCAAGGGTAAGTGATATCAAAAGTCTTGAGATACTTGTTGAAAAAATACAGAGATTTGGGAACACAGAAACGTTTATAGTGCTCTCTTCAGTTGTAAAAAATCAGATAGAATTTGGTTCTGACGAAAAATTAGATAAAGATAAATAA
- a CDS encoding NAD(P)/FAD-dependent oxidoreductase, giving the protein MPVKINNIILDINDDLSEIKNKAAKKAKIRTGDIKNLKIVKESIDARRKNTIKFDYAVEIECEDEERVVNSARSSDVRIAKQEFKEDFEFGKNKMEHRPIIIGMGPAGMFAGLLMAENGYRPLIIERGENVDKRTEEVNKFWESGKLNLESNVQFGEGGAGTFSDGKLTSRSKDSRCRFIIDEFVKSGAPQEIMYTNKPHVGTDVLKGVVKNIRKRIISLGGDVSFNSKLEDIVIKNSRIRAAIINGEEIPCENLILAPGHSSRDTYEMLYKRGIFMEAKDFAIGVRAEHLQEMINRNQYGKYANHPRLKAADYRLTYTTKSDKRGVYSFCMCPGGEVVAAASEDKRLVTNGMSNFKRDKKNANSAIVVSIRKEDLGGNGPLSGMEFQRHYEELAYNLGGGEYFAPVEMLGDFLKDTSLNKIGKIIPTYRPGWEFKDLRKCLPTYVVNALKEGFTNFDKKIKGFADNDVVLTGIETRTSAPVRITRNERLQSISLEGLYPCGEGAGFAGGIVSAAVDGIKVAESIMREYAPY; this is encoded by the coding sequence ATGCCGGTTAAAATAAATAATATAATTTTAGATATAAATGATGATCTAAGTGAAATAAAAAATAAGGCAGCTAAGAAAGCGAAAATAAGAACAGGTGATATAAAGAATCTGAAAATAGTAAAGGAATCTATAGATGCCAGAAGAAAAAATACAATAAAATTTGATTATGCCGTTGAAATAGAATGTGAAGATGAAGAAAGGGTAGTAAATAGTGCCAGGTCTTCAGATGTTAGAATTGCAAAACAGGAGTTTAAGGAAGATTTTGAATTCGGGAAAAATAAAATGGAACATAGACCTATAATAATAGGAATGGGGCCTGCAGGAATGTTTGCAGGTCTTTTAATGGCTGAGAATGGATATAGGCCTCTTATAATTGAAAGGGGAGAAAATGTAGATAAAAGAACAGAGGAAGTTAATAAGTTTTGGGAAAGCGGTAAGCTTAATTTAGAGAGTAATGTCCAGTTTGGAGAGGGAGGTGCGGGAACATTTTCCGATGGGAAACTCACATCCAGAAGTAAAGATTCAAGATGCCGTTTTATAATTGATGAGTTTGTAAAAAGTGGTGCACCTCAGGAGATAATGTACACAAATAAACCTCATGTAGGTACTGATGTCTTAAAAGGAGTAGTTAAAAATATAAGAAAAAGAATAATAAGCTTAGGTGGAGATGTGAGTTTTAATAGCAAACTTGAAGATATAGTTATAAAAAATAGCAGAATCAGAGCTGCAATTATAAATGGAGAAGAAATTCCATGTGAAAATCTTATACTTGCACCCGGTCATAGTTCCAGAGATACTTATGAAATGCTCTATAAAAGAGGAATATTTATGGAAGCTAAAGACTTTGCAATTGGAGTTAGAGCAGAACATCTTCAGGAAATGATAAATAGAAATCAATATGGCAAATATGCAAATCATCCAAGGCTTAAGGCAGCAGATTACAGGCTCACATATACAACAAAGTCGGATAAAAGGGGAGTTTACAGCTTCTGTATGTGTCCAGGAGGAGAAGTTGTTGCGGCAGCTTCAGAGGATAAACGACTTGTAACAAATGGAATGAGTAATTTCAAAAGAGACAAGAAAAATGCAAATTCCGCAATTGTAGTATCAATTAGAAAGGAAGATCTTGGTGGAAATGGGCCCCTGTCTGGAATGGAGTTTCAGAGGCATTACGAAGAACTTGCATACAATCTTGGTGGAGGAGAATATTTTGCACCGGTTGAGATGCTTGGAGATTTCTTAAAGGATACATCTTTAAATAAAATCGGGAAAATAATTCCTACATATAGACCGGGATGGGAATTTAAAGATCTTAGAAAGTGTCTTCCAACATATGTAGTAAATGCATTAAAAGAAGGATTTACTAATTTTGATAAAAAGATAAAAGGATTTGCAGATAACGATGTAGTGCTAACGGGTATAGAAACGAGAACATCGGCTCCAGTTAGAATTACTAGAAATGAAAGACTTCAAAGTATATCTCTTGAAGGGTTGTACCCATGTGGTGAAGGAGCAGGATTTGCAGGTGGTATAGTGTCAGCAGCAGTAGATGGTATTAAGGTTGCAGAAAGCATAATGAGGGAATACGCACCTTATTAG